In Mycolicibacterium phocaicum, one DNA window encodes the following:
- a CDS encoding general stress protein, with the protein MTNPLQPDRTPGPGGQPGLPTPPKGWPIGSYPTYAEAQRAVDYLSDQEFPVQHVTIVGVDLMQVERVTGRLTWPRVLTGGILTGAWLGLFIGLVLGLFGTNAWGSLLTGLIAGIFFGLITSGVQYAMSRGTRDFSSTMQLVAGRYDVLCDPVCAEQGRDLLGRLSL; encoded by the coding sequence ATGACGAATCCGCTGCAGCCCGACCGGACCCCGGGCCCGGGTGGACAGCCCGGATTGCCGACTCCGCCCAAGGGCTGGCCCATCGGTTCCTACCCCACCTACGCCGAGGCGCAGCGCGCCGTCGATTACCTGTCGGACCAAGAGTTTCCGGTGCAGCACGTGACCATCGTGGGCGTCGACCTGATGCAGGTGGAGCGCGTCACCGGGCGGCTCACCTGGCCGCGGGTGCTGACCGGCGGCATCCTGACCGGAGCGTGGCTGGGTCTGTTCATCGGGCTGGTGCTCGGGCTTTTCGGCACCAACGCGTGGGGCTCGCTGCTCACCGGCTTGATCGCCGGCATCTTCTTCGGCTTGATCACCTCGGGCGTGCAGTATGCGATGTCGCGCGGCACAAGGGATTTCAGCTCCACCATGCAGCTCGTCGCGGGCCGCTACGACGTCCTGTGCGATCCGGTTTGTGCCGAGCAGGGCCGCGACCTGCTGGGCCGCCTTTCGCTGTAG
- a CDS encoding DUF4190 domain-containing protein, with amino-acid sequence MTSPGGQSGQPSWDPSGPGGSAPRPTGTDAEATSDYPVYEYPAIEEPGPTSAPWQQAPPTPAPQVPPQPPTGPFPAPPGPPPGFYGAPPAGPYGPPATPPPPPGFPPPPGFPPPAGYLPPPLYSSYPAPRSSDGMAIGSLVSSLIALPLYFICFVFGPAGSLLGIILGIVALAQSKGRPQTNGRNMAIAGIVIGAITLIVGLVGFVVLVDWASRQDPTL; translated from the coding sequence ATGACAAGTCCGGGCGGGCAGTCGGGCCAACCCTCCTGGGATCCGTCGGGGCCGGGCGGTTCCGCGCCTCGGCCGACCGGCACCGATGCCGAAGCGACCAGCGACTATCCGGTGTACGAATACCCCGCGATCGAAGAGCCAGGGCCCACCTCTGCGCCCTGGCAGCAGGCGCCGCCCACCCCGGCGCCGCAGGTCCCGCCGCAGCCACCGACGGGTCCGTTTCCCGCACCTCCCGGCCCGCCGCCGGGCTTCTACGGCGCCCCGCCCGCCGGTCCGTACGGCCCACCGGCGACGCCCCCACCGCCACCGGGATTCCCGCCGCCACCTGGATTCCCGCCGCCGGCCGGCTACCTGCCGCCGCCGCTGTACTCGTCGTACCCGGCACCGAGGTCCAGCGACGGCATGGCCATCGGGTCACTGGTCAGTTCGCTGATCGCACTGCCGCTCTACTTCATCTGCTTCGTGTTCGGCCCGGCCGGCTCGCTGCTCGGCATCATCCTGGGCATCGTCGCCTTGGCGCAGAGCAAGGGCCGGCCGCAGACCAACGGCAGGAACATGGCGATCGCAGGCATCGTCATCGGTGCCATCACCCTCATCGTCGGCCTGGTCGGCTTCGTGGTGCTGGTCGACTGGGCATCACGCCAAGACCCGACCTTGTGA
- a CDS encoding DUF4190 domain-containing protein, with translation MIGARVNRLAVGSVVCALAGVVLGPVALIGVGLGVVAYERIPGSGTRGSLLAVIGIVCGALAFLLNLFLVVLILGG, from the coding sequence GTGATCGGCGCACGGGTGAACCGGCTGGCGGTCGGCTCGGTCGTGTGCGCGCTGGCCGGCGTGGTGTTGGGCCCCGTGGCGCTCATCGGCGTCGGGCTCGGCGTGGTCGCCTACGAGCGCATCCCCGGCAGCGGCACCCGCGGGAGCCTGCTGGCCGTGATCGGCATCGTGTGCGGCGCCCTGGCGTTCCTGCTCAACCTGTTTCTGGTCGTCCTGATCCTCGGCGGCTAG
- a CDS encoding HpcH/HpaI aldolase/citrate lyase family protein, whose product MENLYRPRRTCLSVPGSSDKMIAKAKTLPADQVFLDLEDAVAADAKATARTRVAQALCEPGWAGQLRGLRVNDWTTPWTYADVIEVVTAVARGGGELDVIVLPKVSDVSHVQALDLLLTQLERTHGLPVGRIGIEAQIEDAKGLVNADAIAGGPRVQALIFGPGDLMASLNMRTLVVGEQPVGYGVGDAYHHVLMTILVAARAHGINAIDGPYFKVKDTEAFTRVAGQTAALGYDGKWVLHPDQIAAGNEIFSPRQADYDHAELILEAYEWHTSQAGGARGAVLLGDEMIDEASRKMALVIAGKGRAAGMTRTGERFTPPA is encoded by the coding sequence GTGGAGAACCTGTATCGGCCCCGCCGTACCTGCCTGTCCGTCCCGGGTAGTAGCGACAAGATGATCGCCAAGGCGAAGACGTTGCCCGCCGATCAGGTGTTCCTCGACCTCGAGGACGCGGTGGCGGCCGACGCCAAGGCCACGGCGCGGACCCGGGTGGCACAGGCGTTGTGCGAGCCGGGCTGGGCGGGCCAGCTGCGCGGACTCCGGGTCAACGACTGGACCACACCGTGGACGTACGCCGACGTGATCGAGGTCGTCACCGCGGTGGCGCGCGGCGGTGGCGAGTTGGACGTCATCGTGCTGCCGAAGGTCAGCGACGTCTCGCACGTGCAGGCCCTCGATCTGTTGCTGACGCAGCTGGAGCGCACCCACGGACTGCCCGTCGGCCGCATCGGCATCGAGGCGCAGATCGAGGACGCCAAGGGGCTCGTCAACGCCGACGCCATCGCCGGCGGGCCGCGGGTGCAGGCACTGATCTTCGGGCCGGGCGACCTGATGGCGAGCCTCAACATGCGCACCCTCGTCGTGGGGGAGCAGCCCGTCGGTTACGGCGTCGGCGACGCCTATCACCACGTGCTGATGACGATCCTGGTGGCAGCGCGGGCACACGGCATCAACGCCATCGACGGCCCGTACTTCAAGGTGAAGGACACCGAGGCGTTCACGCGCGTCGCCGGGCAGACCGCGGCACTCGGGTACGACGGCAAGTGGGTGCTGCACCCCGACCAGATCGCCGCCGGGAACGAGATCTTCAGTCCGCGGCAGGCGGATTACGACCACGCCGAGCTGATCCTCGAGGCCTACGAATGGCATACCTCGCAGGCCGGTGGCGCCCGCGGCGCGGTGCTGCTGGGCGACGAGATGATCGACGAGGCCAGCCGCAAGATGGCGCTCGTGATCGCGGGCAAGGGCCGCGCCGCCGGCATGACGCGCACCGGCGAGCGGTTCACTCCGCCCGCGTGA
- a CDS encoding magnesium transporter MgtE N-terminal domain-containing protein, translating to MVAVNRVYVARLAGLVVLGPDGESVGRVRDVVVSMGIVRHQPRVLGLVVELTTRRRIFVPILRVTSIEHNSVTLTGATISLRRFEQRPGEALVLGQILDTRVRVTDPQLEQLAGVDVVVVDLAIEQARSRDWLVTRVAVRHRRLGRRTTVHVVDWQNVTGLTPSALALPGQGVAQLLEQFDGQRPVEVADALRDLPAKRRHEVVKALDDDRLADILQELSEPEQAELLNQLGTERAADVLEEMDPDDAADLLGELDATRAAVLLDRMDPEDSEPVRRLLQHSPDTAGGLMTPEPVVLTPDTTVAEALARVRDPELTPALASLTFVTRPPTATPTGHYLGCVHTQRLLREPPASQVGGIIDSDLPVLSPTSSLAEVTRYFAAYNLVSAPVVDDENHLLGAVTVDDLLDHLLPSGWRSADEPGPDSTQAITDNISGAGR from the coding sequence ATGGTGGCGGTCAACAGGGTCTACGTGGCCAGACTCGCTGGACTGGTCGTGCTGGGCCCCGACGGAGAGTCGGTCGGCCGGGTCCGCGACGTGGTCGTGAGCATGGGCATCGTCCGGCACCAACCACGGGTGCTCGGCCTCGTCGTCGAACTGACCACGCGCCGAAGGATTTTCGTGCCGATCCTGCGGGTGACGTCCATCGAGCACAACTCCGTCACCCTGACCGGAGCGACCATCTCGCTGCGCCGGTTCGAACAGCGCCCCGGCGAGGCCCTGGTACTCGGGCAGATTCTGGACACCCGCGTCCGCGTCACCGACCCACAGCTCGAACAGCTCGCCGGCGTCGACGTCGTCGTGGTCGACCTCGCGATCGAACAGGCCCGCTCGCGCGACTGGTTGGTCACCCGCGTCGCGGTGCGCCACCGCCGGCTCGGCCGGCGCACCACGGTGCACGTGGTCGACTGGCAGAACGTCACCGGCCTGACGCCGTCGGCGCTCGCGCTACCGGGACAAGGGGTGGCGCAACTGCTGGAGCAGTTCGACGGTCAGCGTCCCGTCGAGGTCGCCGACGCCCTGCGCGACCTGCCGGCCAAGCGCCGGCACGAAGTCGTCAAGGCCCTCGACGACGACCGGCTGGCCGACATCCTGCAGGAGCTCTCCGAACCCGAGCAGGCCGAGTTGCTCAACCAGCTGGGCACCGAGCGCGCCGCCGACGTGCTCGAGGAGATGGACCCCGACGACGCCGCCGACCTCCTCGGTGAGCTCGACGCCACCCGGGCCGCCGTGCTGCTGGACCGCATGGACCCCGAGGATTCCGAGCCGGTGCGCCGCCTGCTGCAGCACTCGCCCGACACCGCCGGTGGTCTGATGACGCCCGAGCCCGTCGTGCTCACACCGGACACCACCGTCGCCGAGGCGCTGGCCCGCGTCCGCGACCCCGAGCTGACGCCGGCACTGGCGTCGCTGACGTTCGTCACCCGGCCACCGACCGCGACGCCGACCGGCCACTACCTGGGCTGTGTACACACCCAGCGGCTGCTGCGCGAACCGCCGGCCAGCCAGGTCGGCGGCATCATCGACAGCGACCTGCCGGTGCTGTCCCCGACCAGCTCACTGGCCGAGGTCACGCGCTACTTCGCCGCGTACAACCTGGTGTCCGCACCGGTGGTCGACGACGAGAACCACCTGCTGGGCGCCGTCACCGTCGACGACCTGCTCGACCACCTGCTGCCGTCGGGCTGGCGCAGCGCGGACGAACCAGGGCCGGACTCGACGCAGGCCATCACTGACAACATCTCGGGAGCCGGCCGGTGA
- a CDS encoding DUF1003 domain-containing protein has protein sequence MSEPSARQRLDIPRTSRFRLTPRVDVEAVGQFSESIARFLGTGKYLLIQTVIVVIWIAFNLIAISLQFDPYPFILLNLAFSTQAAYAAPLILLAQNRQENRDRVSLEEDRRRAAQTKADTEFLARELAALRLAVGEVATRDYLRRELDELRALIAQQNGGKGGSGKRKTGKSRPPVEDDDAFSGTPADSADSATAAE, from the coding sequence GTGAGCGAGCCTTCGGCGCGGCAGCGCCTGGACATCCCGCGCACGTCCCGTTTCCGGTTGACCCCACGGGTCGACGTCGAGGCCGTCGGCCAGTTCAGTGAGTCGATCGCCCGGTTCCTGGGCACGGGCAAATATCTGCTCATCCAGACGGTGATCGTGGTCATCTGGATCGCCTTCAACCTGATCGCGATCAGCCTGCAATTCGACCCGTATCCGTTCATCCTGCTGAACCTGGCGTTCTCGACCCAGGCCGCGTACGCCGCGCCGCTGATCCTGCTGGCACAGAACCGCCAGGAGAACCGGGACCGCGTGTCGCTCGAAGAGGACCGCAGGCGCGCGGCCCAAACCAAGGCCGACACCGAATTCCTGGCCCGCGAACTGGCCGCGCTGCGGCTGGCCGTCGGCGAGGTGGCGACCCGCGACTACCTCCGCCGCGAACTCGACGAGCTGCGGGCGTTGATTGCTCAGCAGAACGGCGGCAAGGGCGGATCCGGCAAGCGCAAGACCGGAAAATCCCGGCCGCCGGTCGAGGACGACGACGCTTTCAGCGGCACTCCGGCCGACTCTGCCGACTCCGCCACCGCAGCCGAATAA
- a CDS encoding lytic transglycosylase domain-containing protein: MHNGGDTADFADDAAPTTESHALSGDSALVDDAIEDYDAAVDDDSGVVAETAPGRRRQIARALRRPLAGVAVVAPLVLMLAVGGSAPTRQTTAHNSATTGVTPLAAVTPTTPGPRNRAGMTVVASDQIPRALHMDPTTALSPPPASLVMAPGGLRIPPVVLNAYRTAEKIMATNAPGCGISWNLLAGIGRIESGHANSGATDARGTALTPILGPVLDGTLAGNEVIVQSISAGRVTYARALGPMQFLPGTWARYAADAIGDGKPDVQNVYDASLAAARYLCSGGLNLRDPSQVLTAILRYNNSMPYAQNVLGWAKAYVTGIAPVDLPPIVGPPPAIGDQHLDNPEGLGPGLPINAMGLPSDDPLAMTPALQMGRMGPLPGPAEPKQNCAVFCLQGGPAPSAAPIPAPDAPALDAPAPNPFNLPPFLLPQAPPPAPVAPAPAAPGPIPVTAVGVGTPAAGPVGAAPGPAPGPAAVPAPLAPAGPLPAEALGPPPPAFPGLP; the protein is encoded by the coding sequence GTGCACAACGGGGGCGACACCGCTGATTTCGCGGACGACGCTGCGCCTACTACTGAATCCCACGCACTTTCCGGCGACTCCGCGCTGGTCGACGACGCCATCGAGGATTACGACGCCGCCGTCGACGACGACTCCGGCGTCGTTGCCGAAACCGCACCCGGCCGTCGCCGACAGATCGCCAGGGCGCTGCGCCGGCCGCTGGCCGGTGTCGCCGTCGTCGCGCCGCTCGTCTTGATGCTTGCCGTCGGCGGTTCCGCGCCGACTCGGCAAACAACCGCACACAACAGCGCCACCACGGGCGTCACGCCGCTGGCGGCCGTCACCCCCACCACGCCCGGCCCACGCAACCGGGCCGGTATGACGGTCGTCGCGTCCGATCAGATTCCCCGCGCGCTGCACATGGATCCCACCACCGCCCTGTCACCGCCGCCGGCGTCGCTGGTGATGGCGCCCGGCGGACTGCGGATCCCGCCGGTCGTCCTCAACGCCTACCGCACCGCCGAGAAGATCATGGCGACCAACGCACCGGGCTGCGGTATCAGCTGGAACCTGCTGGCCGGTATCGGCCGCATCGAGTCCGGCCACGCCAACAGCGGCGCCACCGACGCGCGGGGCACCGCGCTCACCCCGATCCTCGGACCTGTCCTCGACGGCACGCTGGCCGGCAACGAGGTCATCGTGCAGAGCATCTCGGCCGGGCGGGTGACCTACGCCCGGGCGCTGGGACCCATGCAGTTCCTGCCCGGCACCTGGGCCCGGTATGCCGCGGACGCCATCGGCGACGGCAAGCCCGACGTGCAGAACGTCTACGACGCCTCGCTGGCCGCGGCCCGCTACCTGTGCAGCGGTGGGCTGAACCTGCGTGATCCGTCGCAGGTGCTGACCGCGATCCTGCGCTACAACAACTCGATGCCCTACGCCCAGAACGTGCTCGGGTGGGCGAAGGCCTATGTCACCGGTATCGCCCCGGTCGACCTGCCGCCGATCGTCGGTCCGCCGCCCGCCATCGGCGACCAGCACCTGGACAACCCCGAGGGGCTCGGGCCGGGACTGCCGATCAACGCGATGGGCCTGCCGTCCGACGATCCGCTGGCAATGACGCCCGCGTTGCAGATGGGCCGCATGGGTCCGCTGCCCGGCCCGGCCGAACCGAAACAGAACTGCGCGGTGTTCTGCCTGCAGGGTGGCCCGGCGCCGAGCGCGGCGCCCATCCCGGCACCGGATGCGCCGGCGCTGGACGCACCCGCGCCCAACCCGTTCAACCTGCCGCCGTTCCTGCTGCCGCAGGCTCCGCCGCCCGCGCCTGTCGCGCCGGCACCGGCTGCTCCCGGACCCATTCCGGTCACCGCGGTGGGCGTCGGCACGCCGGCCGCCGGCCCGGTCGGCGCCGCACCGGGACCCGCGCCCGGTCCGGCGGCGGTCCCCGCACCACTTGCTCCCGCCGGTCCGCTGCCCGCGGAAGCCCTCGGTCCGCCGCCGCCCGCCTTTCCCGGCCTACCATGA
- a CDS encoding Mrp/NBP35 family ATP-binding protein codes for MSAELKAAVRAALGKVIDPELRRPITEVGMVKDITVESDGAVHVEIYLTTSACPKKTEITDRVTAAVTDVPGTGAVKVTLDVMNDEQRAELRKLLRGDDKEPVIPFAQPGSLTRVYAVASGKGGVGKSSVTVNLAAALAAKGLSVGLLDADIYGHSVPRMMGVQDRPTQVDSMILPPVSHDVKVISIAMFTQGNTPVVWRGPMLHRALQQFLADVYWGDLDVLLLDLPPGTGDIAISVAQLIPGAEILVVTTPQMAAAEVAERAGAIAVQTRQRIVGVVENMSGLTLPDGTTMQLFGEGGGAQVAESLTRTVGAEVPLLGQVPLDPQLVSAGDTGVPLVLSGPDTAAGAALRGIADKLSSRKRGLAGMSLGLDPAGR; via the coding sequence ATGTCTGCTGAGCTGAAAGCCGCCGTGCGCGCCGCACTGGGCAAAGTCATCGATCCTGAACTGCGCCGTCCGATCACCGAGGTCGGCATGGTCAAGGACATCACGGTCGAGTCCGATGGCGCGGTGCACGTCGAGATCTACCTGACCACGTCGGCCTGCCCGAAGAAAACCGAGATCACCGATCGGGTCACCGCGGCCGTCACCGACGTGCCGGGCACCGGGGCCGTCAAGGTCACCCTCGACGTGATGAACGACGAGCAGCGCGCCGAGTTGCGCAAGCTGCTGCGCGGTGACGACAAGGAACCGGTCATCCCCTTCGCCCAGCCCGGCTCGCTGACCCGGGTGTACGCGGTGGCGTCGGGCAAGGGTGGCGTCGGCAAGTCCAGCGTGACGGTGAACCTGGCGGCCGCGCTGGCCGCCAAGGGCCTGTCGGTCGGCCTGCTCGACGCCGACATCTACGGCCACTCGGTGCCCCGGATGATGGGTGTGCAGGATCGCCCCACCCAGGTGGATTCGATGATCCTGCCGCCGGTTTCGCACGATGTGAAGGTCATCTCCATCGCGATGTTCACCCAGGGCAACACCCCGGTGGTGTGGCGCGGGCCGATGCTGCACCGGGCGCTGCAGCAGTTCCTGGCCGACGTGTACTGGGGTGACCTCGATGTTCTGCTGCTCGACCTGCCGCCCGGCACGGGCGACATCGCCATCTCGGTGGCGCAGTTGATCCCCGGCGCCGAAATCCTCGTCGTCACCACACCGCAGATGGCTGCTGCCGAGGTCGCCGAGCGCGCCGGCGCCATCGCGGTCCAGACCCGTCAGCGCATCGTCGGCGTGGTCGAGAACATGTCCGGACTGACCCTGCCCGACGGCACCACCATGCAGCTGTTCGGCGAGGGCGGCGGCGCGCAGGTCGCCGAAAGCCTCACGCGCACAGTCGGTGCCGAGGTTCCGCTGTTGGGTCAGGTCCCGCTGGACCCGCAGCTCGTGAGCGCCGGCGACACCGGTGTGCCCCTGGTGCTGTCCGGACCGGACACCGCAGCCGGCGCCGCACTGCGCGGCATCGCCGACAAACTGTCCAGCCGCAAGCGCGGACTGGCCGGGATGTCGCTCGGGCTCGACCCGGCCGGGCGCTGA
- a CDS encoding beta-ketoacyl-ACP synthase III, translating to MTHIHTRSGAQNVGLLSVAAYRPGRVVTNDEICQTIESSDEWIYSRTGIKNRRFAGPDESAVTMACEAGRRACAAAELSGSDIDAVIVATSTNFRNTPPCGPQVATEIGAQGIPAFDIAAGCAGFGYSLGVAADMIRSGSAGRILVVGSEKLSDAIDMTDRSNAFIFADGAAAVVVGPTEEQGIGPTVAGSDGEQSSAIVQDLSWIDYTENPSGPRPFLRMEGQTVFRWAAFQMVDVGKRAIAAAGLTVDDIDVFIPHQANGRINELLTKGLGLSPETVVAQDIQDAGNTSAASIPLAMYTLLDTGEAKPGSVALLLGYGAGLAYAAQVIRLPG from the coding sequence GTGACACATATCCATACGCGCAGCGGCGCACAGAACGTCGGCCTGCTGAGCGTGGCGGCCTACCGCCCGGGCCGCGTTGTCACGAACGACGAGATCTGTCAGACCATCGAGTCGTCGGACGAGTGGATCTACTCCCGCACCGGTATCAAGAACCGGCGCTTCGCCGGTCCCGACGAGTCTGCGGTCACGATGGCGTGCGAGGCCGGACGCCGGGCCTGCGCCGCCGCCGAGCTGTCGGGCTCGGACATCGACGCCGTCATCGTGGCCACCAGCACCAACTTCCGCAACACCCCGCCGTGCGGACCGCAGGTCGCCACGGAGATTGGCGCACAGGGCATTCCGGCGTTCGACATCGCCGCGGGCTGCGCGGGATTCGGCTACTCACTGGGCGTGGCCGCCGACATGATCCGGTCCGGTAGCGCGGGGCGAATCCTCGTGGTGGGCTCGGAGAAGCTGTCCGACGCCATCGACATGACCGATCGCAGCAATGCCTTCATCTTCGCCGACGGCGCCGCCGCGGTGGTCGTCGGACCGACCGAGGAGCAGGGCATCGGACCCACCGTCGCCGGGAGCGACGGCGAACAGTCCAGTGCCATCGTGCAGGACCTCAGCTGGATCGACTACACCGAGAACCCTTCCGGACCAAGGCCTTTCCTGCGCATGGAGGGTCAGACCGTGTTCCGCTGGGCAGCCTTCCAGATGGTCGACGTCGGCAAGCGCGCCATCGCGGCCGCGGGCCTGACGGTCGACGACATCGACGTGTTCATCCCCCACCAGGCCAACGGCCGGATCAACGAGTTGCTCACCAAGGGACTCGGACTCAGCCCGGAAACGGTTGTCGCCCAGGACATCCAGGACGCCGGCAACACTTCGGCCGCCTCGATTCCACTGGCGATGTACACCCTGCTGGACACCGGCGAGGCAAAGCCGGGCAGCGTCGCGCTACTGCTGGGGTACGGCGCAGGCCTGGCCTACGCCGCCCAGGTGATCCGGCTCCCCGGCTGA
- a CDS encoding acyl-ACP desaturase produces the protein MDTQAAVLYELEPVVAQNLDRHLKMAKEWFPHDYVPWSRGRDFAFLGGEDWRPEDSPLDPVAKTALTVNLLTEDNLPSYHREIATRFSRDGAWGTWIGQWTAEEGRHSIALRDYLVVTRGVDPVALERLRMEHTVAGYDAGERSALSVLAYVSFQELATRVSHRNTGRASGCPLADQLLARIAADENLHMVFYRNLMNAALDIAPDDAMVAIRDEVVNFAMPGLGMADFAKNALTIAKAGIYDLRIHHDDVLVPVLRFWNIFERNDFGPRGEKAREELVGFLAMLDERARFYEEKRKLAAVGG, from the coding sequence ATGGATACCCAGGCAGCTGTGCTGTACGAGCTGGAGCCCGTCGTCGCGCAGAACCTCGACCGGCACCTCAAGATGGCGAAGGAATGGTTCCCGCACGACTACGTGCCGTGGAGCCGCGGGCGGGACTTCGCGTTCCTCGGTGGCGAGGACTGGCGGCCGGAGGACTCGCCGCTGGACCCGGTCGCCAAGACGGCCCTGACCGTCAACCTGCTGACCGAGGACAACCTGCCGTCATATCACCGCGAGATCGCCACCCGCTTCTCCCGGGACGGCGCCTGGGGCACCTGGATCGGGCAGTGGACGGCCGAGGAAGGTCGCCACAGCATCGCGCTGCGGGACTACCTGGTGGTCACTCGCGGCGTCGATCCCGTTGCCCTGGAACGGCTTCGCATGGAGCACACCGTCGCCGGCTACGACGCCGGAGAGCGCAGCGCGCTGTCGGTGCTGGCCTATGTGTCGTTCCAGGAACTGGCCACGCGCGTCTCGCACCGCAACACCGGCCGGGCCTCGGGTTGCCCGCTGGCCGACCAGCTGCTGGCGCGCATCGCGGCTGACGAGAACCTGCACATGGTCTTCTACCGCAACCTGATGAATGCCGCCCTGGACATCGCGCCGGACGACGCGATGGTTGCCATCCGCGATGAAGTCGTCAACTTCGCGATGCCGGGCCTGGGTATGGCCGACTTCGCGAAGAATGCGCTCACCATCGCCAAGGCCGGTATCTACGATCTGCGCATCCACCACGACGATGTGCTGGTGCCGGTGCTGCGCTTCTGGAACATCTTCGAGCGCAATGACTTCGGGCCGCGTGGTGAGAAGGCGCGTGAGGAACTGGTCGGGTTCCTCGCGATGCTCGACGAGCGGGCGCGGTTCTACGAGGAGAAGCGCAAGCTGGCCGCGGTGGGTGGATGA
- a CDS encoding DUF222 domain-containing protein: protein MDIAGSALIEEAYADLDADAARVAELDYSGLSVPELLALQSRRERLKCAAEAVDHRILAALVAQTGPKDIGAKNWPDVLRIRLHISGKEARRRVRDMEHLGTRVGLTGEPLPPRRQEAARAQAAGAINPEHVEVIGNFMANLPGWVDPVTTTQSEQTLVARARHQTPEELRAAANKLLYELDQDGPEPDDTERDRTRGITHGRQRSDGTSEVSGTMTPEARAYWDAIYDKYAAPGMCNPADETPCYSGTPTAEQIANDTRTAHAQMWVAHGGRGGAPALSPCTHPAKLAQPGPSHHQLARGRPDQC from the coding sequence ATGGACATCGCCGGCAGCGCTCTCATCGAGGAGGCGTACGCCGACCTCGACGCTGACGCCGCCCGGGTCGCGGAGCTCGATTACAGCGGGTTGAGTGTGCCGGAGTTGTTGGCGTTGCAGTCCCGGCGTGAACGTCTGAAGTGCGCTGCCGAGGCGGTCGATCACCGCATCCTGGCCGCTCTGGTCGCACAAACCGGCCCGAAAGACATCGGCGCGAAAAACTGGCCCGACGTCCTGCGGATCCGCCTGCACATCTCCGGCAAGGAAGCCCGCCGCCGGGTCCGGGACATGGAACACCTCGGCACGCGGGTCGGGTTGACCGGTGAGCCGTTGCCGCCCCGACGGCAGGAGGCGGCGCGGGCGCAAGCCGCGGGAGCGATCAACCCCGAACACGTCGAAGTCATCGGCAATTTCATGGCGAACCTGCCGGGCTGGGTCGATCCGGTGACTACCACTCAGAGTGAGCAGACGCTGGTGGCCCGGGCGCGACACCAGACCCCCGAGGAACTGCGGGCCGCGGCCAACAAACTGCTCTACGAACTCGACCAGGACGGCCCCGAACCCGACGACACCGAACGCGACCGCACACGGGGCATCACCCACGGTCGGCAACGATCCGATGGCACCAGCGAGGTGTCCGGCACGATGACCCCCGAAGCTCGGGCGTATTGGGATGCGATCTACGACAAGTACGCCGCGCCGGGGATGTGCAACCCGGCTGATGAGACGCCCTGCTACTCGGGGACACCGACCGCCGAGCAGATCGCCAATGACACCCGCACAGCCCATGCGCAGATGTGGGTGGCGCATGGGGGACGGGGTGGTGCACCTGCACTGTCACCATGCACGCACCCGGCCAAGCTCGCGCAGCCAGGCCCATCACATCACCAACTGGCGCGAGGACGGCCTGACCAATGTTGA
- a CDS encoding 2Fe-2S iron-sulfur cluster-binding protein has translation MEAFDVVLCRTGRTIHVAQDESVLEALLAAGVRVDSMCHNGLCGTCQTRVLSGDIDHRDSFLSDEERAAGRFMMPCVSRAVGGADIVLDL, from the coding sequence GTGGAGGCGTTCGACGTCGTCCTGTGTCGCACGGGCAGAACCATCCATGTGGCGCAGGACGAATCGGTCTTGGAGGCACTGCTCGCCGCCGGAGTCCGAGTGGACTCCATGTGCCACAACGGTTTGTGCGGCACATGCCAGACGCGGGTCCTGTCCGGCGACATCGACCATCGCGACAGCTTTCTCAGCGACGAGGAGCGGGCCGCGGGTCGGTTCATGATGCCGTGCGTCTCCCGGGCCGTGGGCGGGGCGGACATCGTGCTCGATCTCTAG